The Siniperca chuatsi isolate FFG_IHB_CAS linkage group LG12, ASM2008510v1, whole genome shotgun sequence genome has a segment encoding these proteins:
- the mitd1 gene encoding MIT domain-containing protein 1 isoform X1 produces the protein MTQNHVSGMETSAISVLKRAVELDQSGRFQESLVCYQEGIQLLIDVLKAVKDDSKRGHYRDKIKGYMDRAEQIKAHVNQLKEDGKYHEQIRIAEDATGYSYDALFKPYISSLLTEVWVEDPYIRHTHQLYNFLRFCEMLLKASCKVKNIHLLTTQDEADSRQQSNALAELKESLSAQGVTLDLQYSSTIHDREIRFDNGWIIKIGRGLDYFKRPKGRFSIGYCDYDLRQCQETNVDIFHTKHTKTL, from the exons ATGACACAAAACCATGTGTCAGGGATGGAGACATCCGCCATCTCCGTCCTGAAGCGGGCAGTAGAGCTGGACCAGAGCGGCCGCTTCCAGGAGTCTCTTGTCTGCTACCAGGAGGGCATCCAGCTGCTCATAGACGTGTTGAAAG CTGTGAAAGATGACTCAAAGAGAGGGCACTACAGGGATAAGATAAAGGGTTACATGGACAGAGCAGAGCAAATCAAAGCTCATGTGAACCAGCTGAAAGAAG ATGGGAAATACCATGAGCAGATTAGAATAGCAGAGGATGCTACTGGTTACAGCTACGACGCTCTGTTCAAGCCATACATCAGCAGTTTACTCACAGAGGTCTGGGTGGAAGACCCATACATACGTCACACCCACCAA TTGTACAACTTCCTGCGGTTCTGTGAGATGCTGCTAAAAGCGTCCTGCAAGGTGAAAAACATCCATCTCCTCACTACACAGGATGAA GCGGATAGTCGCCAACAGAGCAACGCTCTGGCCGAGCTGAAAGAGAGTCTCAGTGCTCAGGGAGTGACTCTGGATCTGCAGTACTCCTCTACTATACATGACAGGGAAATCAG GTTTGACAATGGTTGGATCATCAAGATAGGAAGAGGGCTGGATTACTTCAAGAGACCTAAG GGACGATTCTCTATTGGATATTGTGACTATGACCTCAGGCAGTGCCAGGAGACCAACGTAGACATTtttcacaccaaacacacaaaaacactatGA
- the mitd1 gene encoding MIT domain-containing protein 1 isoform X2 produces the protein MTQNHVSGMETSAISVLKRAVELDQSGRFQESLVCYQEGIQLLIDVLKAVKDDSKRGHYRDKIKGYMDRAEQIKAHVNQLKEDGKYHEQIRIAEDATGYSYDALFKPYISSLLTEVWVEDPYIRHTHQLYNFLRFCEMLLKASCKVKNIHLLTTQDEADSRQQSNALAELKESLSAQGVTLDLQYSSTIHDREIRYSCNSQLFERNSCCSLTMVGSSR, from the exons ATGACACAAAACCATGTGTCAGGGATGGAGACATCCGCCATCTCCGTCCTGAAGCGGGCAGTAGAGCTGGACCAGAGCGGCCGCTTCCAGGAGTCTCTTGTCTGCTACCAGGAGGGCATCCAGCTGCTCATAGACGTGTTGAAAG CTGTGAAAGATGACTCAAAGAGAGGGCACTACAGGGATAAGATAAAGGGTTACATGGACAGAGCAGAGCAAATCAAAGCTCATGTGAACCAGCTGAAAGAAG ATGGGAAATACCATGAGCAGATTAGAATAGCAGAGGATGCTACTGGTTACAGCTACGACGCTCTGTTCAAGCCATACATCAGCAGTTTACTCACAGAGGTCTGGGTGGAAGACCCATACATACGTCACACCCACCAA TTGTACAACTTCCTGCGGTTCTGTGAGATGCTGCTAAAAGCGTCCTGCAAGGTGAAAAACATCCATCTCCTCACTACACAGGATGAA GCGGATAGTCGCCAACAGAGCAACGCTCTGGCCGAGCTGAAAGAGAGTCTCAGTGCTCAGGGAGTGACTCTGGATCTGCAGTACTCCTCTACTATACATGACAGGGAAATCAGGTACAGCTGCAACTCACAACTGTTTGAGAGAAATTCTTGCTGCA GTTTGACAATGGTTGGATCATCAAGATAG
- the mrpl30 gene encoding 39S ribosomal protein L30, mitochondrial, translating into MSGVCCGLSSLSVKILTEATLVSPCPWFVSARSKFTKARIPKELFAERSKEHEKYGGDPDQPHKLHIVTRVKSVMRRPYWEKEMVKHLGLEKAHVPVIHKNTPAVNSQLKFVKHLVRIQPLRTPYGLPAEQDMAETYINSKGELIVRRLLQPLDPKAIES; encoded by the exons atgtcagGAGTCTGTTGCGGTTTGAGCTCTTTATCAGTCAAG atcCTGACAGAAGCTACACTTGTGTCACCTTGCCCGTGGTTTGTGTCTGCACGCAGCAAATTTACCAAAGCAAGAATCCCAAAAGAG CTTTTCGCTGAGCGATCGAAAGAACATGAGAAATATGGGGGTGATCCAGACCAACCTCATAAACTGCATATAGTGACACGAGTCAAAAGTGTGATGCGAAGACCGTACTGGGAGAAAGAGATGGTGAAACACCTTGGGCTTGAAAAG GCACACGTACCTGtaattcacaaaaacacacctgcagTCAATAGCCAACTGAAATTTGTCAAGCACCTTGTAAG GATCCAGCCGCTGAGGACTCCCTATGGACTCCCTGCTGAACAGGACATGGCTGAAACCTACATTAACAGCAAAGGAGAGTTGATTGTTCGTCGCCTCCTCCAACCTCTAGACCCCAAGGCTATCGAATCTTAG